Proteins found in one Macrobrachium nipponense isolate FS-2020 chromosome 4, ASM1510439v2, whole genome shotgun sequence genomic segment:
- the LOC135210962 gene encoding fibroin heavy chain-like gives MRLAAALLILSASAVCNGAKLPSRGYLTPAAGASPSTAGGSSLPGFGSATSGSGSGFGSSTGFGTGSSGSSGSSSGFGSSAGISSGGTAGHGASSSFNFGSSGAHGTSGVGSAGSGTHGSSGTFGSGGTGSRGSSSTFGSGGSGGHGSSSTFGSGGSGSHGSSSTFGSGGSGSHGSSSTFGSGGSGSHGSSSTFGSGGSGGHGSSSTFGTGGASGHGTSGTFGSGGSGIHGGSSTFGSTGSGGHSSSALGLGGSSGHGSSSSFGSHGSGGIGSSGSFGSGGTGTHGSSGTKGSSAFGSTSSKVSLSSFSFGTSSFGSGSGSHGASGSLGSAGSGSGTLGSGSSGSYGATGSLGSGVGSTHGSSIGSSSGSGSGFSQGGTFASGSGSGQGGAFGSGAGSGSSQGGVFSSGGGSGSSHGGAFGSGGSSGSSHGGAFGSGSGSGSSHGGAFGSGAGSGSSQGGAFSSGGGSGSSHGVHLVSGSSGSSHGGAFGSGSGSGSSHGGAFGSGASSGSSQGGAFSSGGGSGSSHGGAFGSGGSSGSSHGGAFGSGSGSGSSHGGAFGSGASSGSSQGGAFSSGGGSGSSHGGAFGSGGSSGSSHGGAFGSGSGSGSSGGGAFGSGASSGSIQGGAFSSGGGSGSSHGGAFGSGGSSGSSHGGAFGSGSGSGSTHGGAFGSGASSGSSQGGAFSSGGGSGSSHGGTFGSGGSSGSSHGGAFGSGSGSGSSHGGAFGSGASSGSSHGGAFGSGSGSGSSHGGAFGSGGSSGSGHSSTFGSGSGSGSSHGGTFGSGSGSGSSHGGAFGSGSGSGSSHGGAFGSGGSSGSGHGGAFGTGSGFSKGSGSVSGSGFGSSHASSFSSGSGSGAGALANFGSHGGAFAAAGAHSSGSGAAGASSSSGYAGSHPGTCPNFGSCGKPAGYSKKCNFDGDCNASEKCCFDPCSPKQHWVCKAPGTKSVNQW, from the exons A TGCGTCTCGCTGCTGCTCTTTTGATTTTGTCTGCGTCTGCAGTGTGTAATGGCGCTAAACTTCCTTCTCGGGGCTACTTGACCCCTGCGGCAGGGGCCAGCCCCAGCACCGCTGGAGGGTCTTCATTGCCAGGATTTGGTTCTGCAACGTCTGG atcaggCTCAGGTTTTGGAAGCTCTACTGGTTTTGGCACAGGAAGCTCTGGGAGTTCTGGTTCTTCGAGTGGCTTTGGATCCTCTGCTGGTATCAGCTCTGGAGGCACTGCAGGCCATGGAGCCTCATCCAGCTTTAACTTTGGTAGCTCAGGGGCCCATGGCACATCTGGTGTAGGTTCAGCTGGTTCTGGCACCCATGGCTCATCTGGCACATTTGGGTCTGGTGGAACAGGAAGCCGTGGATCATCCAGCACCTTTGGGTCTGGTGGATCTGGAGGTCATGGATCATCAAGTACTTTTGGGTCTGGAGGATCTGGAAGCCACGGATCATCCAGCACTTTTGGGTCTGGTGGGTCTGGAAGCCACGGATCATCTAGCACTTTTGGATCTGGTGGGTCTGGAAGCCATGGATCATCCAGCACCTTTGGGTCTGGTGGATCTGGAGGTCATGGATCATCTAGTACTTTTGGGACTGGTGGAGCTAGTGGCCATGGGACATCTGGCACATTTGGGTCTGGTGGCTCAGGCATCCATGGAGGCTCCAGTACTTTTGGATCTACTGGATCTGGAGGTCATTCATCTAGTGCTCTTGGATTGGGGGGATCTAGTGGCCATGGTTCATCAAGTAGCTTTGGATCTCATGGTTCAGGTGGTATAGGATCATCTGGCAGCTTTGGATCTGGTGGTACTGGCACTCATGGGTCATCTGGCACTAAAGGATCAAGTGCTTTTGGTAGCACTAGCAGTAAAGTTTCATTAAGTAGCTTTAGTTTTGGCACATCTTCATTTGGAAGTGGCTCAGGAAGCCATGGAGCTTCTGGAAGTTTAGGTAGTGCTGGTAGTGGCTCTGGTACTCTTGGTTCTGGTTCATCTGGAAGCTATGGTGCAACAGGATCTTTAGGTTCAGGTGTTGGTTCTACTCATGGAAGTAGTATTGGTTCAAGCAGTGGATCTGGTTCTGGTTTTAGCCAAGGAGGTACCTTTGCTTCAGGATCTGGTTCTGGCCAAGGAGGAGCTTTTGGTTCAGGTGCTGGTTCTGGGTCTAGCCAAGGAGGAGTTTTTAGCTCAGGAGGTGGTTCTGGGTCAAGCCATGGTGGTGCATTTGGGTCAGGTGGCAGTTCTGGGTCTAGCCATGGTGGTGCTTTTGGCTCAGGAAGTGGCTCTGGATCTAGCCATGGAGGAGCTTTTGGTTCAGGTGCTGGTTCTGGGTCTAGCCAAGGAGGAGCTTTTAGCTCAGGAGGTGGTTCTGGGTCAAGCCATGGTGTGCATTTGGTCAGTGGCAGTTCTGGGTCTAGCCATGGTGGTGCTTTCGGCTCAGGAAGTGGCTCTGGATCTAGCCATGGAGGAGCTTTTGGTTCAGGTGCCAGTTCTGGGTCTAGCCAAGGAGGAGCTTTTAGCTCAGGAGGTGGTTCTGGGTCAAGCCATGGTGGTGCATTTGGGTCAGGTGGCAGTTCTGGGTCTAGCCATGGTGGTGCTTTCGGCTCAGGAAGTGGCTCTGGATCTAGCCATGGAGGAGCTTTTGGTTCAGGTGCCAGTTCTGGGTCTAGCCAAGGAGGAGCTTTTAGCTCAGGAGGTGGTTCTGGGTCAAGCCATGGTGGTGCATTTGGGTCAGGTGGCAGTTCTGGGTCTAGCCATGGTGGTGCTTTCGGCTCAGGAAGTGGCTCTGGATCTAGCGGTGGAGGAGCTTTTGGTTCAGGTGCCAGTTCTGGGTCTATCCAAGGAGGAGCTTTTAGCTCAGGAGGTGGTTCTGGGTCAAGCCATGGTGGTGCATTTGGGTCAGGTGGCAGTTCTGGATCTAGCCATGGTGGTGCTTTTGGCTCAGGAAGTGGCTCTGGATCTACCCATGGAGGAGCTTTTGGTTCAGGTGCCAGTTCTGGGTCTAGCCAAGGAGGAGCTTTTAGCTCAGGAGGTGGTTCTGGGTCAAGCCATGGTGGTACATTTGGGTCAGGTGGCAGTTCTGGGTCTAGCCATGGTGGTGCTTTTGGCTCAGGAAGTGGCTCTGGATCTAGCCATGGAGGAGCTTTTGGTTCAGGTGCCAGTTCTGGGTCTAGCCATGGTGGTGCTTTTGGCTCAGGAAGTGGCTCTGGATCTAGCCATGGAGGAGCTTTTGGTTCAGGTGGCAGTTCTGGGTCAGGCCATAGTAGTACTTTTGGCTCAGGAAGTGGCTCTGGATCTAGCCATGGTGGTACTTTTGGCTCAGGAAGTGGCTCTGGGTCTAGCCATGGTGGTGCGTTTGGATCAGGAAGTGGCTCTGGGTCTAGCCATGGAGGAGCTTTTGGTTCAGGTGGCAGTTCTGGGTCAGGCCATGGAGGTGCATTTGGCACAGGCTCTGGTTTTAGCAAAGGAAGCGGATCTGTCTCAGGAAGTGGTTTTGGGTCTAGCCACGCAAGTAGTTTTAGTTCAGGCAGTGGCTCAGGTGCTGGGGCTTTGGCAAATTTCGGATCGCACGGAGGAGCCTTCGCTGCTGCTGGAGCCCATAGTTCAGGATCTGGAGCTGCTGGTGCCTCATCCAGTTCAGGATATGCAG GATCTCACCCTGGGACCTGCCCAAACTTCGGTAGTTGTGGAAAGCCAGCAGGCTACAGCAAAAAATGCAACTTTGATGGCGACTGCAATGCTTCAGAGAAATGCTGCTTCGATCCTTGCTCCCCTAAGCAGCACTGGGTTTGCAAGGCTCCAGGGACGAAGTCTGTGAATCAGTGGTAA